CTACTACATTGATACCGTGTGCAAAAGTTTGTACCATAGCACCCTCAGCACCTTCGTAAGTAAATGTCCCATTAAGTGTAACAATAGCAGAAGCAAAAATTCCTGCTACCATAAGCCCCACATGCGATAGAGATGAATAAGCGATAATTCTTTTAACATCATTATTTACAATAGCTATTAAAGCTCCATAAATAATCCCAACTATTGCCATTACCATTATTATCTTACCAGAAAGACCTAATACAGCCTCTGGAGCTATTGGTAACAAATATCTTAATACTCCATAGACTGCCATTTTAAGCATAATCCCTGACAGAAGCATAGAGCCTTGCGTTGGTGCATAAGTATATGTATCTGGCTGCCAAGTATGGAAGGGAAACAACGGCAGCTTAACTGCAAATGCCATCATAATTAACCAGAAAACAAAGGTCTGTTGTTCAGTGTTTAAAGCTGCGTTATACAAATCTATCAAAGCAAAAGAGTCTGAATGATTGTATAAATAAACTAAACCTACCAACATGAATAAAGAACCGAAGAAAGTATAAACAAAGAACTTAGTAGTTGTTTTAATTCTTTGGTCTTCTTGCCCCCAAATTCCGCATATAAACCATATCGGAATAAGGGTAACTTCCCAAAATATATAGAATAATAGACCATCTAACGCAGTGAAAACGCCTAAAAGACCAAACTGCATCAATAAGATAAGTCCATAAAAAGTATTTCTATAAGATGTCTGTTGATTAAACGAAGACAGAATGATAAAAGGCACTAAAATATTGGTAAGCAATATCATTAGCATTCCCATACCATCTACACCGAAACTTAAGCTACTTCTTATCAAATAACTCCAATCGTATTGTATTTGGTACTGCATTTCGCCATCTACAGAATCTGCGTAGTTGAAATTAAACAACATCACAAATGCCAGCAACAACTGAGCTAAAGCTATACCAAATGCCAAATACCTACTCTGAGAGCTCTTCCAAGCAAAAACCAATCCTGAACCTACAAGAGGTAATAGTAATAATGATAATAACATCTATTATAGAACTAAAAAGTTAATAATTAAAATAATACCTATCGCCAAAGACATAATTAAAATGTAGTTTTCTACATTTCCATTCTGAACTTTTTTGAATGCTCTACCTGAACCTACCGAACCTAAACCTACAAGTGTTACTAAACGGTCTAAAATTCCTTTATCAAACATAGAAGCCAATTTACCCAAACCTTCTACTGGTTTTACCACAGCAGCATTGTAAATTTCGTCTATATACAATTTTTGAGCAGACAGTTTTTCCCAACCTGTATATTCAGCTTTAGGCTGTTTGTTTTTAGTAACATACAGATATCTAACCACAAACCAAACTACAAAGAACATTAGTACTGTAAGCCCTAGTAAAATCATTTCTACATTAAATGGAACTTCAACCGTTTCCTTTGTGTAAACATAATACAACCCTTCTAACCAATGGTGTAAAGTTTGGTATTCTCCGTGAGCTATAAAATGAGGCAGATTTAAGAAACCTCCCAGCAAAGACAGCACTGATAAAACCATCAATGGTAAAGTCATATTAAGTGGACTTTCGTGGAGATGATGTTTTTGCTCCTCCGTTCCTCTGAAAGAACCGTGAAAAGTAAGGTAATACAATCTAAACATATAAGTAGCCGTCATAGCTGCTATTACGAAAAGAATTACCCAAAATATCGGATTTTTAGCATACGCAGACACCAATATTTCATCTTTAGAAATCATACCTGAAAATAACGGCATTCCCGATATAGCCAATGTACCTATAAGAAAAGTAGCGTGAGTTATAGGAATATACTTTTTAAGTCCTCCCATAAATCTCATATCTTGCTCTCCACTCATCGCGTGGATTACGGAACCCGAACCTAAGAATAGTAATGCCTTGAAGAAAGCGTGTGTCATCAAATGGAACATAGCCGCTGTATAAGCTCCTACTCCCAAAGCTACAAACATAAACCCTAGCTGAGATACTGTAGAGTAAGCCAATACCTTTTTAATGTCGTTTTGTCTTAATGCCATAAACGCTGCTAAAGCTGCTGTAAGCAATGCTATATACAAGATAACATCTAATGTTGTAGGTGCTAAAGAATATAAGAAGTTAGAACGAACTACCAAATAAATCCCCGCTGTAACCATCGTAGCTGCGTGGATAAGGGCAGACACTGGAGTAGGCCCTGCCATGGCATCTGGTAACCATGTAAATAGTGGCAATTGTGCTGATTTACCTACCGCTCCTACAAATAAACTCAATGTGATGAAGATAACCACTGGGCTATCAATAGCAAATTTAGATGAGTTTTGAGCTACACTTAGATAATCTACCGCATTTACTTCGGAAGCTAACATAAAAATACCTATCAACAAGCCTAAATCACCTATACGGTTCATAATGAAAGCCTTTCTAGCCGCCTTACCATACTCTTGATTTTTATACCAAAAACCAATCAATAAATAAGAACAAAGACCAACACCTTCCCAACCGATAAACAGAATCAAATAGTTACTTCCCATTACTAGAAGTAACATAGAGAATATAAACAGGTTAAGATAAGTAAAGAATTTATAGAAGCCCTCATCGTGGCTCATATATCCAATAGAATACAAATGGATTAAAGAACCAATCCCTGTAATGATCATCATCATCATTAAAGAAAGCTGGTCTACCTGAAACCCAAAATTAACCTGCATACCATTAACACGGAACCATTCAAAAGCCTTTACCACTAAAGCTGGGCTATCCGAATTGAACTGTGTAAAGATATAAACCGAAAGTAAAAATGAAACAAATACCACTGCAGTAGCCAAACCGCCTACCACAATTTTAGGTAATCTTTTCCCTAATAATCCGTTGATTAAAAAGCCTAATAAAGGAAAAAGAACAATTGCATAAACTATATTTTCCATATTTCTTTTATCCTTTTAATTTATTTAAAATACTAATATCTACTGATTTTATATTTCGGTACATCATAGTAATAATAGCCAGTCCCACAGCTACTTCTGCCGCAGCTACCACCATAATGAAAAATACTAACATCTGCCCATGAGCATCTCCGTAATAGGTAGAAAATGCTACTAATAATAGATTTACAGAATTAAGCATAAGCTCTACGCATCCCAAAATAACAATGGCATTTTTTCTTAACAAAACACCCAAAACACCCAAACAGAATAAAAATGTAGATAAAACTACATAATAATCCAAAGGAATGTTCTGTACAAAAGAATTCATTTCCATAATATTTTATAAATCTTTTTTACCAATTAGCACCGCTCCTACAATCCCCGAAAGAATTAAAATTGAAGCCAACTCAAACGGCAATACATATTCATTAAACAATAATCTTCCCAAATTTTTGGTAAGCCCTACACCTTCTGTAATCTCAGTTACAGGCAATTCATTTCCTACATAACCTCTTAAAGCTCCTAAAAAACCCACTAAAAGAAGTCCTGCAGAGAAAATTCCTGCAAATTTCATTAGGTTATTCTTTTTGCCTTCGTCTTTCTCCTTTAGATTAAGCATCATAAGCACATATAAGAATAAAACCATAATAGCTCCTGCATATACTATAATCTGCACAATTCCCAAAAATTGGGCATTAAGTAATATATACAATCCTGCTATAGAAAAAAATGTAATTACTAAAGACAATATGCTATACAACGGATTTTTAGCTGCTACAAAATAAATAGCACTAATAACCGCTAAACCTGAAATAATATAAAAAACAATCTGCTCCATTACTTAATAAGATTTCTTTTGTCTTTCACTAATATCTATTCTATTGTTCATATCCTCCACTAGTTTGTCTTTTCCATAGACAAAAGAACCACGGTTAGACTCTACATCTACTAATCTATCTGTAAGATAAATCGCTGATTTAGGACAAGCCTCCTCACACAATCCGCAGAAAATACACCTCAACATATTAATTTCGTAGGTAGAAGCATATTTTTCTTCTCTATAAAGATGTTTTTCTTCCTTAGTTCTTTCAGCCGAAGTCATCGTAATGGCTTCCGCAGGGCAAGCAACCGCACAAAGTCCGCAAGCGGTACATCTTTCTCTCCCTTCATCATCTCTTTTAAGAACATGTCTCCCACGCCATACTTTAGCCCTTGGCTTTTCCTGTTCTGGATATTGTATCGTTCTATCTTTCTTAAAAAAATGCTTTAGTGTAATGCTCATACCCTTAATTATAGCAGGGAGATAAGCCTTTTCCGCCAAAGTCATCTTTTTATTAGAAACTACTTTTGATCTATTTGTTAATTTCATTATCTATTAGATATTAGATGTTAGACATTATTTAATTGTCTTTATCTTGTATTTCAATTTTATAAATTTGGTATTAACTTCCAAATGCTAATATTACCGCTCCTGTTATAAATAAATTAACTAATGCTAATGGGATTAAAGTCTTCCAACCAAGGTGCATCAATTGGTCGTAACGGAAACGAGGAAGCGTCCATCTAATCCACATAAACAAGAAGATACCGAAGAATGTTTTGCTCAAAAACGCAACAATACTTAAAATTCCGGCTACATTTTCACCATAGGTAGTTGTTACCCATTCTATCCCTGGATAGTTGTAACCACCAAAGAATAAAACCACCATTAAAGCATTGGAGATAAACATATTAACATACTCTCCAAACATATATAATCCTAGCTTCATCGCAGAATACTCTGTCATAAAACCAGCCACAAGTTCAGCCTCACATTCTGGTAAGTCGAACGGATGTCGGTTACACTCTGCCAATGCAGCTACCAAGAAAACTAAGAAGGCTACTGGTTGATAAAAAATATTCCAATTCATTCCAGAGCCTACAGGAATTATACCCCATAGTTTGCCTGTGCCTTGTGCTTCTGTGATTACTCTTAAATCTAATGAACCTGCCATCATAATGATAGACAATAATGCTAATCCCATAGCCAATTCATAAGATATCATCTGAGAAGACGCACGAATAGCACCTATAAGAGAATATTTATTGTTAGAAGCCCAACCACCTATCATAATACCATAAACTCCCACAGACACCATACCTATAAGGTAAAGCACCCCAACATCTATGTTAGCTACTTGTAAACTAAACGATTCTCCACCTATGTTAAGGCTTTTCCCCCAAGGGATAACCGCTCCTGTAATAAGTGATATAAACATCACTAAACCAGGACCTAAAATAAATAAAAACTTCTCTGAATTTTTAGGAATAAAATCTTCCTTAAAGAAAAATTTACCACCGTCAGCCAAAGGCTGTAATAATCCCAATGGACCAGTCCTATTAGGACCAATGCGGTCTTGCATCAACGCAGCCACCTTTCTTTCTGCCCAAGTAGAATAAGCTGCTACCGTAAGAGACAGAATAAAAAGAGAGATTACTAATATCGTTTTAAAAATCAATAAATCCATAACTTATTTTTCTTCTTCTTGATTTCTATTTTCTGTAGAATTTTCTATTTCCTTCGCTGTATTATCCTCCAAAAGTTCATAAGCATTCGTTGAGTCTTCGTAATGATTAGCAGAAATTACAGAATGTCTGCTTATATGTCTCGGACCTTCAACATTCCAATACTTAACATCTTTCTTATGAAAACGGCAATCGTTACAAATAAATTCTTCTACTTCACCGTATTCGTCTTTTCTAGCCGTTACTCTGATAACCTCATCACCCTTCATCCACAATACTGCTTTACCACTACATTTTTCGCACTTACAAGTAGCATTCATTGGTTTTGTAAACCATACTCTACTCGCAAAACGAGAAGTGTTATCCGTTAAAGCACCTACAGGACAAACATCAATCACATTTCCTATAAAATCATTCTCCAGTGCTTTATTGAGGTAAGTAGATATTTCGGCGTGATCTCCTCTAAATAATATCCCATGCTCTCTCTCTTTAGTAAGCTGATTAGCCGCTAAGACACATCTAGCACATAGGATACAGCGGTTCATATTAAGTTTAATATAAGGACCTATATCTTCTGGTTCAAAAGTTCGTCTTTCAAACTCCGTTCTTGTATTTTCTACTCCATGCTCATAGCCTAAGTCTTGAAGATGACACTCTCCTGCTTGGTCACAAATTGGACAATCCAAAGGGTGATTGACAAGGAGGAACTCAGTAACTGCCTTTCTGGCCTCCTGAGTTTTCTCAGAAGTTAAATTTTTCACTTCCATTCCATCCATTACCGTTGTACGACAACTTGCCACAAGTTTAGGCATTGGTCTTGGGTCAGCATCAGAGCCTTTAGAAACCTCTACCAAGCAAGTACGACATCTCCCCCCACTAGTTTCCAATTTACTATAATAGCACATTGCAGGCGGCACAGACTTCCCCCCGATTTGTCTAGCAGCCTCTAGAATACTAGTACCAGGAGCAACCTCTGTAGTCTGCCCATCTATAGTTACTTTAAACTTTTTAACTTCCTCACTCATAATATTATACGATTGGTTTATTTGAACCATCAAATAAAACCTATTTGGTTAATTATTTTTAGTATTAAATGTATATCCTATCCCAAAATTAACTTGACCAAACATAAAATCTTGCCAAGCTCTATCTGTATTGTTTAAGGTCGTCTTTATATCAAACATATTTATGTATCCATACTTCACTTCAAGTCTAGCCAAAAAATGCTTCCATAATACTAAATTCAAATTTACTCTGGCGTCAGCTCCAAAACCTGCCAAATGAAATCTATCACTTCTTTCATTTCCAAACAATTTAGCATTAGTCTTAGGATATAAACCACCTATTCCTCCACCATAAGCCCAATAAATATCTACATTTTTAGTATTGACTAAAGAATTATATTTTTCTAGACCAAGATTAACATAGTTAAGTCCATCTGTATGCTCAAAAGTCAAAAACTGTTCATCACTCAAATCCACTTTACTATCTTTAA
The genomic region above belongs to Riemerella anatipestifer and contains:
- the nuoL gene encoding NADH-quinone oxidoreductase subunit L codes for the protein MENIVYAIVLFPLLGFLINGLLGKRLPKIVVGGLATAVVFVSFLLSVYIFTQFNSDSPALVVKAFEWFRVNGMQVNFGFQVDQLSLMMMMIITGIGSLIHLYSIGYMSHDEGFYKFFTYLNLFIFSMLLLVMGSNYLILFIGWEGVGLCSYLLIGFWYKNQEYGKAARKAFIMNRIGDLGLLIGIFMLASEVNAVDYLSVAQNSSKFAIDSPVVIFITLSLFVGAVGKSAQLPLFTWLPDAMAGPTPVSALIHAATMVTAGIYLVVRSNFLYSLAPTTLDVILYIALLTAALAAFMALRQNDIKKVLAYSTVSQLGFMFVALGVGAYTAAMFHLMTHAFFKALLFLGSGSVIHAMSGEQDMRFMGGLKKYIPITHATFLIGTLAISGMPLFSGMISKDEILVSAYAKNPIFWVILFVIAAMTATYMFRLYYLTFHGSFRGTEEQKHHLHESPLNMTLPLMVLSVLSLLGGFLNLPHFIAHGEYQTLHHWLEGLYYVYTKETVEVPFNVEMILLGLTVLMFFVVWFVVRYLYVTKNKQPKAEYTGWEKLSAQKLYIDEIYNAAVVKPVEGLGKLASMFDKGILDRLVTLVGLGSVGSGRAFKKVQNGNVENYILIMSLAIGIILIINFLVL
- a CDS encoding NADH-quinone oxidoreductase subunit J family protein → MEQIVFYIISGLAVISAIYFVAAKNPLYSILSLVITFFSIAGLYILLNAQFLGIVQIIVYAGAIMVLFLYVLMMLNLKEKDEGKKNNLMKFAGIFSAGLLLVGFLGALRGYVGNELPVTEITEGVGLTKNLGRLLFNEYVLPFELASILILSGIVGAVLIGKKDL
- the nuoH gene encoding NADH-quinone oxidoreductase subunit NuoH; translated protein: MDLLIFKTILVISLFILSLTVAAYSTWAERKVAALMQDRIGPNRTGPLGLLQPLADGGKFFFKEDFIPKNSEKFLFILGPGLVMFISLITGAVIPWGKSLNIGGESFSLQVANIDVGVLYLIGMVSVGVYGIMIGGWASNNKYSLIGAIRASSQMISYELAMGLALLSIIMMAGSLDLRVITEAQGTGKLWGIIPVGSGMNWNIFYQPVAFLVFLVAALAECNRHPFDLPECEAELVAGFMTEYSAMKLGLYMFGEYVNMFISNALMVVLFFGGYNYPGIEWVTTTYGENVAGILSIVAFLSKTFFGIFLFMWIRWTLPRFRYDQLMHLGWKTLIPLALVNLFITGAVILAFGS
- a CDS encoding complex I subunit 4 family protein, with the translated sequence MLLSLLLLPLVGSGLVFAWKSSQSRYLAFGIALAQLLLAFVMLFNFNYADSVDGEMQYQIQYDWSYLIRSSLSFGVDGMGMLMILLTNILVPFIILSSFNQQTSYRNTFYGLILLMQFGLLGVFTALDGLLFYIFWEVTLIPIWFICGIWGQEDQRIKTTTKFFVYTFFGSLFMLVGLVYLYNHSDSFALIDLYNAALNTEQQTFVFWLIMMAFAVKLPLFPFHTWQPDTYTYAPTQGSMLLSGIMLKMAVYGVLRYLLPIAPEAVLGLSGKIIMVMAIVGIIYGALIAIVNNDVKRIIAYSSLSHVGLMVAGIFASAIVTLNGTFTYEGAEGAMVQTFAHGINVVGLFYCADILIKRFGTRDLRQMGGLARVAPKFAVLFMIILLGSMAVPLTNGFIGEFMLLKAVFSYNTLAVIVSGLTVILAAVYMLRLYGKAMFGEGDETVLSQVKDLSAVEFSVLAGLSVFVIVLGVYPNLIIEMVQSSLKFIYLSVIS
- the nuoK gene encoding NADH-quinone oxidoreductase subunit NuoK, which codes for MEMNSFVQNIPLDYYVVLSTFLFCLGVLGVLLRKNAIVILGCVELMLNSVNLLLVAFSTYYGDAHGQMLVFFIMVVAAAEVAVGLAIITMMYRNIKSVDISILNKLKG
- a CDS encoding 2Fe-2S iron-sulfur cluster-binding protein, with the protein product MSEEVKKFKVTIDGQTTEVAPGTSILEAARQIGGKSVPPAMCYYSKLETSGGRCRTCLVEVSKGSDADPRPMPKLVASCRTTVMDGMEVKNLTSEKTQEARKAVTEFLLVNHPLDCPICDQAGECHLQDLGYEHGVENTRTEFERRTFEPEDIGPYIKLNMNRCILCARCVLAANQLTKEREHGILFRGDHAEISTYLNKALENDFIGNVIDVCPVGALTDNTSRFASRVWFTKPMNATCKCEKCSGKAVLWMKGDEVIRVTARKDEYGEVEEFICNDCRFHKKDVKYWNVEGPRHISRHSVISANHYEDSTNAYELLEDNTAKEIENSTENRNQEEEK
- a CDS encoding NuoI/complex I 23 kDa subunit family protein — protein: MKLTNRSKVVSNKKMTLAEKAYLPAIIKGMSITLKHFFKKDRTIQYPEQEKPRAKVWRGRHVLKRDDEGRERCTACGLCAVACPAEAITMTSAERTKEEKHLYREEKYASTYEINMLRCIFCGLCEEACPKSAIYLTDRLVDVESNRGSFVYGKDKLVEDMNNRIDISERQKKSY